The proteins below come from a single Drosophila suzukii chromosome X, CBGP_Dsuzu_IsoJpt1.0, whole genome shotgun sequence genomic window:
- the rg gene encoding neurobeachin isoform X8, giving the protein MDSLERLMRAAPLPRMLTSGVVATAAAAAAAAAGKGMVSVGGGVSGTTMATAGNGQQRALVHASLAAATVGRKGRHLTGTFCLTGDTMEGIIQCLVFLKAFSLVGGEFDMELNFVIQDAQNIKHMLELLDHCPPNLQAEIWSVFIAILRKSVRNLQACTDVGLIEHVLVRLQRSETVVADLLIEMLGVLASYSITVKELKLLFGTMKATNGKWPRHSAKLLNVLRQMPHRNGPDVFFSFPGRKGSAMVLPPLAKWPYENGFTFTTWFRLDPINSVNIEREKPYLYCFKTSKGVGYTAHFVGNCLVLTSMKVKGKGFQHCVKYEFQPRKWYMIAIVYIYNRWTKSEIKCLVNGQLASSTEMAWFVSTNDPFDKCYIGATPELDEERVFCGQMSAIYLFSEALTTQQICAMHRLGPGYKVLYDGKLSNAIVFMYNPVATDGQLCLQSSPKGNVSYFVHTPHALMLQDVKAVVTHSIHCTLNSIGGIQVLFPLFSQLDMAHEGLGDIKRDPTLCSKLLGFICELVETSQTVQQHMIQNRGFLVISFMLQRSSREHLTLEVLGSFLNLTKYLVTCLSANSDLLLKQLFCFSFLTWQLLDHVLFNPALWIYTPANVQARLYSYLATEFLSDTQIYSNVRRVSTVLQTVHTLKYYYWVVNPRAKSGIIPKGLDGPRPAQKDILAIRAYILLFLKQLIMIGNGVKEDELQSILNYLTTMHEDENLHDVLQMLISLMSEHPSSMVPAFDVKHGVRSIFKLLAAESQLIRLQALKLLGFFLSRSTHKRKYDVMSPHNLYTLLAERLLLYEESLSLPTYNVLYEIMTEHISQQILYTRHPEPESHYRLENPMILKVVATLIRQSKQTESLIDVKKLFLQDMTLLCNSNRENRRTVLQMSVWQEWLIAMAYIHPKSSEEQKISDMVYSLFRMLLHHAIKHEYGGWRVWVDTLAIVHSKVSYEEFKLQFAQMYEHYERQRTDNITDPALRQARPISTISGWEREELHQQQNGGSAAAAVAPNQQGAAGAVKGAVSIASLEDVPPVVEEEVEELELEEVEIQEGPIIEEAEPKSVIANISDVYNEQIKTDATCNGNLEEVKEEDSEIQELVEDLESKQPEASPLGALRETLQLGDDMDVEELELATAKDSLNAEQHVARVLQASEAALNDCKMAVDDVLQESSSVLKDEEIELAVNEVVQGVLNNEKKSQADKDKEQSVGQDNVNVSLLNSKNLLNNNNNNNNNNSPSATPTEPTTTTTATVGAETETEVNANEIVSSSPLAPKEERKTETVAEKGATPEVETPETAKPSPIVPSPVVATNQKTEDAANKLNNNEKLAEISASPEPIIVETPEADLLQLSDTETKPAKETEAEAEDPVALAVRDIVEQLIDKVIDATEAETASEIKTETNNNELPKGEKPNSEPGVSEVETPESLAAAAEEIVHEVVEAALVLVQEETTPVKAEEKVEDLLELDQKPAVTGVQEAKALPEVSKEPEEDLKTKEELTTEEPKDHKSQEVPAELPQKQEEHVVAIVNQVLDTLVDETVKAVAAEQTTQTSPAPEEESPKILTKQSGVTPVRVKPNEVDSTTQTTPKNEAGSNLLVEEVQQVLQEDEAQTAAGIASLEDEEYSNQQTASGVENPNGQMEANHYGPGNPESKQQQQQQQQQQQQQQRSKSGSTRPMFSPGPTRPPFRIPEFKWSYIHQRLLSDVLFSLETDIQVWRSHSTKSVLDFVNSSENAIFVVNTVHLISQLADNLIIACGGLLPLLASATSPNSELDVLEPTQGMPLEVAVSFLQRLVNMADVLIFATSLNFGELEAEKNMSSGGILRQCLRLVCTCAVRNCLECKERTRYNVGALARDVPGAAHLQALIRGAQASPKNIVESITGQLSPVKDPEKLLQDMDVNRLRAVIYRDVEETKQAQFLSLAIVYFISVLMVSKYRDILEPPAEPQIQRQSPVLQRTAGGEAASARPLFPQWSHHVYPQFLPESHQNHNSNMQHQQQQQQHYYQQQQQQQQQQQQQVAHNHSHHHMTAAYYQQQQQQQQQHQQVAGGQQQHSPTPLATHSTSSSASSTATSQPASSSSLSSLASQSQQQSHRQLHKQQQQQQQQHYHPHQPHYGLINGHQQHQQLNGKHYTENGSAAGYHPHPHPHGGGGYMRNGESTAGQQNGISDYQAAVGLMNGHGSNATAGNNNNSSLMNNMRNLRNGGATPSASSSPPPPTAGNQGISGISGISGISGIAGVATTGAVVNANAAAAGVGGVGVGGVGMGMGGVAGGLDGGVAYKTSAINNNYRYNGRNASAGTGGRQIQDSDYEIIVVDENNPSVLADNDSHSSGPPSIKANQTTTTTTATTTHINNNNNTKTTTANAPTTTIKIQQQPLSPPKPFVPQKLPKSVDSDVGSLNMNSTENEVPEVESSSEILIDDHKPSHSNDESWTDVNLNEDAAVQAASAGMVVGLVDNGGNVITDKHDPSSHHNQQQQQQQQQQQQHQQQQQQQQHGSLGNSERGDKPDSEISVVRVPDGYAGSGGSNPGQGQGVPPNQRPRPDELPMKAPALVAQLPLTTPSREASLTQKLEIALGPVCPLLREIMVDFAPFLSKTLVGSHGQELLMEGKGLTTFKNSHSVVELVMLLCSQEWQNSLQKHAGLAFIELINEGRLLSHAMKDHIVRVANEAEFILNRMRADDVLKHADFESQCAQTLLERREEERMCDHLITAARRRDNVIASRLLEKVRNIMCNRHGAWGDSSANTTSASGGAIVGAVQKSPYWKLDAWEDDARRRKRMVQNPRGSSHPQATLKAALENGGPEDAILQTRDEFHTQIAVSRAHPSGQHNGELLDDAELLIEDRELDLDLTGPVNISTKARLIAPGLVAPGTVSITSTEMFFEVDEEHPEFQKIDGEVLKYCDHLHGKWYFSEVRAIFSRRYLLQNVALEIFLASRTSILFAFPDQHTVKKVIKALPRVGVGIKYGIPQTRRASMMSPRQLMRNSNMTQKWQRREISNFEYLMFLNTIAGRTYNDLNQYPIFPWVLTNYESKDLDLSLPSNYRDLSKPIGALNPSRRAYFEERYESWDSDTIPPFHYGTHYSTAAFTLNWLVRVEPFTTMFLALQGGKFDYPDRLFSSVSLSWKNCQRDTSDVKELIPEWYFLPEMFYNSSGYRLGHREDGALVDDIELPPWAKSPEEFVRINRMALESEFVSCQLHQWIDLIFGYKQRGPEAIRATNVFYYLTYEGSVDLDGVLDPVMREAVENQIRNFGQTPSQLLMEPHPPRSSAMHLSPMMFSAMPEDLCQMLKFYQNSPVIHISANTYPQLSLPSVVTVTAGHQFAVNRWNCNYTASVQSPSYAESPQSPGSNQPLTIDPVLAVHGTNNNSNAVSRRHLGDNFSQMLKIRSNCFVTTVDSRFLIACGFWDNSFRVFATETAKIVQIVFGHFGVVTCMARSECNITSDCYIASGSADCTVLLWHWNARTQSIVGEGDVPTPRATLTGHEQAVTSVVISAELGLVVSGSSNGPVLIHTTFGDLLRSLDPPAEFHSPELITMSREGFIVINYDKGNVAAYTINGKKLRHETHNDNLQCMLLSRDGEYLMTAGDRGIVEVWRTFNLAPLYAFPACNAGIRSLALTHDQKYLLAGLSTGSIIVFHIDFNRWHHEYQQRY; this is encoded by the exons ATCTGCTCATCGAGATGCTGGGCGTCCTGGCCAGCTATAGCATAACGGTGAAGGAGCTGAAGCTGCTCTTTGGGACGATGAAGGCCACCAATGGCAAGTGGCCGCGTCACTCGGCCAAGCTGCTGAACGTCCTCCGGCAGATGCCACATCGCAACGGACCGGATGTGTTCTTCAGCTTTCCGGGCCGCAAGGGATCG GCCATGGTCCTGCCGCCGTTGGCCAAATGGCCCTATGAGAATGGATTCACCTTCACCACCTGGTTTCGGCTGGATCCCATCAATTCGGTGAATATCGAAAGGGAGAAGCCTTACCTGTACTG CTTCAAGACATCGAAGGGTGTGGGCTATACGGCGCATTTTGTGGGCAATTGCCTCGTCCTCACCTCGATGAAGGTCAAGGGCAAGGGCTTTCAGCATTGTGTGAAATACGAATTCCAGCCACGAAAG TGGTATATGATTGCCATAGTGTATATATACAATCGTTGGACGAAAAGCGAAATCAAGTGCCTCGTTAATGGACAGCTGGCCTCTTCAACTGAGATGGCCTGGTTTGTTTCCACAAACGAT CCCTTTGACAAGTGCTACATTGGAGCCACCCCCGAATTGGACGAGGAGCGCGTGTTCTGTGGCCAAATGTCGGCGATCTACCTTTTCAGCGAGGCCCTGACCACGCAGCAGATCTGTGCGATGCACCGCCTGGGTCCCGGCTACAAG GTCCTGTACGATGGCAAACTATCGAATGCCATTGTGTTCATGTACAATCCAGTGGCCACCGATGGTCAATTGTGTCTGCAATCGTCGCCCAAGGGAAACGTTTCATATTTCGTGCACACACCGCATGCGCTGATGTTGCAG GATGTAAAGGCCGTGGTCACGCACTCGATACACTGCACCCTCAACTCGATTGGCGGCATCCAGGTGCTGTTCCCGCTCTTCTCGCAGCTGGACATGGCCCACGAGGGCCTGGGCGACATCAAGCGGGATCCCACGCTGTG CTCCAAGCTGCTGGGCTTCATCTGTGAACTGGTGGAAACATCGCAGACGGTGCAGCAGCACATGATCCAGAACCGGGGCTTCCTGGTCATCTCGTTCATGCTGCAGCGCTCCTCCCGCGAACACCTCACCCTCGAGGTCCTGGGATCCTTCCTGAACCTCACCAAGTATCTGGTCACCTGCCTGTCGGCCAACAGTGATCTGCTGCTCAAGCAG TTGTTCTGTTTCTCGTTTCTCACGTGGCAGCTGCTGGACCATGTCCTCTTCAATCCAGCCCTGTGGATATACACACCCGCGAATGTCCAGGCGCGACTGTACTCCTATTTGGCCACCGAGTTCCTCTCGGACACGCAGATCTACAGCAATGTGAGGAGGGTCAGCACGGTCCTGCAGACGGTGCACACCCTGAAGTACTACTACTGGGTGGTCAATCCGCGGGCCAAAAGCGGCATCATCCCGAAGGGACTGG ATGGACCTCGTCCGGCCCAAAAGGACATCCTGGCCATTCGGGCCTACATCCTGCTGTTCCTCAAGCAGCTTATCATGATCGGCAATGGCGTGAAGGAGGACGAGCTGCAGAGCATACTTAACTATCTGACCACCATGCACGAG GACGAGAACCTGCACGACGTGCTGCAGATGCTCATCTCGCTGATGTCGGAGCATCCTAGCTCCATGGTACCTGCCTTCGATGTGAAGCACGGTGTGCGCAGCATCTTCAAGTTGTTGGCGGCCGAGAGTCAGTTGATTCGACTGCAGGCCCTCAAATTGCTGGGCTTCTTCCTTTCGCGAAGTACCCACAA ACGCAAGTACGACGTGATGTCGCCACACAATCTGTACACACTGCTGGCGGAACGATTGCTCCTCTATGAGGAGTCTCTCTCCCTGCCCACCTACAATGTCCTCTACGAGATTATGACGGAGCACATCTCGCAACAGATCCTGTACACACGACATCCGGAACCGGAGAGTCACTACCGTCTGGAGAATCCAA TGATCCTCAAGGTGGTGGCCACCCTGATTCGGCAGTCCAAGCAGACCGAGTCCCTGATCGATGTGAAGAAGCTGTTCCTGCAGGATATGACCCTGTTGTGCAACAGCAATCGGGAGAACCGACGCACCGTGCTCCAAATGTCCGTGTGGCAGGAGTGGCTCATTGCGATGGCCTACATCCATCCAAAGAGCAGCGAAGAGCAGAAGATTAGCGACATGGTCTACTCCCTGTTCCGCATGCTGCTCCATCATGCCATCAAGCATGAGTATGGCGGTTGGCGAGTTTGGGTAGATACCCTCGCCATTGTCCACTCGAAGGTGTCGTACGAGGAGTTCAAACTCCAGTTTGCCCAGATGTACGAGCACTACGAACGCCAGCGTACGGATAATATCACAGATCCCGCCCTGCGTCAGGCCAGGCCCATTAGTACGATCAGTGGTTGGGAACGGGAGGAGCTGCATCAGCAGCAGAATGGTGGATCCGCTGCAGCAGCAGTGGCTCCAAATCAGCAAGGAGCTGCCGGAGCGGTCAAGGGTGCCGTATCCATTGCCTCGCTGGAGGATGTGCCGCCCGTGGTcgaggaggaggtggaggaACTGGAACTCGAGGAGGTGGAGATCCAAGAGGGTCCCATCATCGAAGAGGCCGAACCGAAATCCGTGATAGCCAATATTTCCGATGTCTACAACGAGCAGATCAAAACCGATGCCACATGCAATGGCAATCTGGAAGAGGTCAAAGAGGAGGACTCTGAGATTCAGGAACTTGTTGAAGATCTCGAGTCCAAGCAACCGGAAGCATCTCCGTTGGGAGCCCTCAGGGAAACCCTGCAGCTGGGCGATGACATGGATGTCGAGGAACTGGAGCTGGCCACCGCCAAGGATTCGCTCAATGCGGAACAGCATGTGGCGCGAGTTCTTCAGGCCTCCGAGGCGGCACTCAACGATTGCAAAATGGCCGTCGATGATGTCCTGCAGGAGTCATCATCTGTCCTTAAGGACGAGGAGATCGAACTGGCGGTCAACGAAGTTGTTCAGGGTGTCCTTAACAACGAAAAGAAATCCCAGGCCGATAAGGATAAGGAACAGTCCGTGGGGCAGGATAATGTTAATGTTAGCCTGCTGAACAGCAAGAATCTGctcaacaataataataataacaataataacaatagtccgagtgccacgcccacagaGCCCACGACCACGACGACGGCGACGGTGGgagcggaaacggaaacggagGTCAATGCCAATGAGATCGTGAGCAGCAGCCCACTGGCACCCAAGGAGGAACGGAAAACGGAAACGGTAGCGGAAAAGGGAGCAACACCGGAAGTGGAAACACCGGAAACGGCCAAGCCAAGCCCCATAGTCCCCAGCCCCGTAGTAGCAACCAATCAAAAGACTGAAGATGCAGCCAACAAGCTGAACAACAACGAGAAGCTGGCCGAAATCAGCGCTAGTCCCGAGCCCATTATTGTGGAAACGCCAGAGGCTGATCTTCTCCAGCTTTCCGATACCGAAACCAAACCGGCAAAGGAAACGGAAGCGGAAGCTGAGGATCCTGTAGCACTGGCCGTTAGGGATATTGTCGAGCAACTCATCGACAAGGTGATCGATGCCACGGAAGCGGAAACGGCCAGTGAAATCAAAACAGAGACCAATAATAATGAACTACCCAAGGGGGAGAAACCCAATTCAGAGCCAGGGGTTTCCGAAGTGGAAACTCCCGAGAGTCTGGCCGCTGCCGCCGAGGAAATTGTCCATGAGGTAGTGGAGGCAGCTCTTGTTTTGGTCCAAGAAGAGACTACTCCGGTGAAAGCGGAGGAAAAGGTAGAGGATCTGCTTGAACTCGATCAAAAGCCAGCGGTTACAGGCGTTCAGGAAGCTAAGGCTCTCCCAGAAGTCTCTAAGGAACCAGAGGAAGATCTCAAAACCAAGGAGGAGCTGACAACCGAGGAGCCCAAGGATCACAAGTCCCAGGAAGTACCCGCGGAACTGCCCCAAAAACAAGAGGAGCATGTGGTGGCCATTGTCAACCAGGTACTCGACACCCTGGTCGACGAAACCGTCAAGGCCGTGGCCGCCGAGCAAACCACCCAGACTTCACCCGCTCCCGAGGAGGAATCACCCAAGATTCTGACCAAGCAATCGGGGGTGACGCCAGTGCGGGTCAAGCCCAATGAAGTGGACTCCACCACACAGACAACGCCGAAAAATGAGGCGGGATCTAATCTTCTGGTTGAAGAGGTGCAGCAAGTCCTTCAGGAGGACGAAGCTCAAACAGCCGCAGGCATTGCCTCCCTTGAAGATGAGGAGTACTCTAATCAACAGACAGCATCGGGTGTCGAAAATCCCAACGGTCAAATGGAGGCCAATCATTATGGCCCCGGCAATCCGGAATCcaagcaacagcaacaacaacagcagcagcagcaacaacagcaacagcgcTCCAAATCGGGTTCCACACGACCCATGTTCAGTCCAGGACCAACACGTCCACCCTTCCGGATACCGGAATTCAAGTGGTCCTACATCCATCAGCGACTCCTCAGCGATGTGCTCTTCTCGCTGGAAACGGACATTCAGGTGTGGCGCAGTCATTCGACCAAAAGCGTCCTGGACTTTGTCAACTCCAGTGAGAATGCCATCTTTGTGGTGAACACAGTGCATCTGATTTCGCAGCTGGCGGATAACCTGATTATTGCCTGCGGAGGATTGCTGCCCCTACTGGCCAGCGCCACGTCACCCAAT TCCGAACTGGATGTCCTCGAGCCCACGCAGGGCATGCCTTTGGAGGTCGCCGTGTCCTTCCTGCAGCGTCTGGTCAACATGGCTGATGTCCTTATCTTTGCCACGTCCCTGAATTTCGGTGAGCTGGAGGCGGAGAAGAACATGTCCAGTGGTGGCATCCTGCGCCAGTGCCTCCGGCTGGTCTGCACCTGTGCGGTGAGGAATTGCCTGGAGTGCAAGGAGCGAACGCGCTATAATGTTGGAGCCTTGGCGAGAGACGTTCCGGGTGCGGCGCACCTGCAGGCCCTCATTCGCGGTGCCCAGGCATCGCCCAAG AACATTGTCGAGTCAATCACCGGTCAATTATCACCTGTTAAGGATCCCGAGAAGCTGCTCCAGGACATGGACGTCAATCGCCTGCGTGCCGTCATCTATCGCGATGTG GAGGAGACGAAGCAGGCACAGTTCCTGTCGCTGGCAATCGTCTACTTCATATCGGTCCTGATGGTCTCCAAGTATCGTGATATTCTGGAGCCGCCGGCAGAGCCGCAGATCCAGCGTCAATCGCCAGTGCTACAGCGCACGGCAGGCGGCG AAGCCGCCAGTGCGCGTCCTTTGTTTCCCCAATGGTCACATCATGTCTACCCGCAATTCCTGCCCGAATCGCACCAGAATCACAACAGCAACatgcaacaccagcagcaacagcagcaacactactaccagcaacagcagcaacagcaacagcagcagcaacagcaggtTGCCCATAATCACAGCCATCATCACATGACTGCTGCTTActaccagcagcagcaacagcaacagcagcaacatcagcaagTTGCAGGtggacagcagcaacattcGCCCACTCCCTTGGCCACACACTCGACCAGTTCTTCGGCCAGCTCCACGGCCACATCTCAGCCAGCATCGAGCTCCTCGCTCTCCAGCCTGGCATCCCAAAGTCAACAGCAATCGCATCGCCAGTTGCAcaagcaacagcagcaacagcagcagcaacattaCCATCCTCACCAGCCGCACTATGGCTTGATCAATGGCcaccagcaacatcagcagctgAATGGCAAACATTATACAGAAAATGGATCCGCAGCGGGATatcatccacatccacatccacatggTGGCGGTGGTTATATGCGAAATGGAGAGTCAACAGCGGGACAACAGAATGGTATTTCCGACTATCAGGCGGCAGTGGGACTGATGAATGGTCATGGCTCAAATGCAACGGctggtaataataataattccagTCTGATGAACAATATGCGAAATTTGAGGAATGGTGGAGCAACTCCATCAGCATCATCATCGCCACCGCCACCAACAGCGGGAAACCAAGGAATCTCGGGAATCTCTGGTATCTCGGGTATCTCGGGCATTGCAGGTGTTGCAACAACGGGTGCTGTTGTTAATGCaaatgctgctgctgctggtgttggtGGTGTTGGTGTTGGTGGTGTTGGCATGGGCatggggggcgtggcagggggCTTGGATGGAGGCGTGGCCTACAAGACGAGCgccataaataataattaccGCTACAATGGACGCAACGCATCCGCTGGAACAG GTGGTCGCCAAATCCAGGATAGTGACTATGAAATAATTGTTGTCGATGAGAACAATCCATCCGTTTTGGCCgataatgattcacattccAGTGGACCGCCTTCCATAAAG GCCAAccagacaacaacaacaacaacagctacAACAACCCATattaacaacaacaacaacactaagacaacaacagcaaacgctccaacaacaacaattaaaattCAACAACAACCATTGTCACCACCAAAGCCGTTTGTGCCACAAAAATTGCCAAAG AGCGTCGATTCGGATGTGGGTTCCCTCAACATGAACTCCACGGAGAACGAAGTGCCCGAGGTGGAGTCCTCCAGCGAGATCCTCATCGATGACCACAAGCCTAGCCATTCGAACGACGAAAGCTGGACGGATGTGAATCTTAACGAGGATGCGGCCGTTCAGGCGGCCAGTGCCGGCATGGTTGTGGGATTGGTGGATAATGGTGGTAATGTCATAACCGACAAGCACGACCCATCATCGCATCAcaaccagcaacagcagcagcagcaacagcaacagcagcagcatcagcagcagcaacaacagcagcagcatggTTCACTTGGCAACTCGGAGCGGGGTGATAAACCCGATTCGGAGATATCGGTGGTCCGTGTACCCGATGGTTATGCCGGTTCCGGTGGCTCTAATCCTGGACAAGGTCAGGGTGTCCCGCCAAATCAGCGTCCTCGTCCCGACGAGTTGCCCATGAAGGCTCCCGCCTTGGTGGCCCAGTTGCCACTGACCACGCCGTCGCGAGAGGCAAGTCTCACCCAGAAACTGGAAATTGCACTGGGACCAGTGTGTCCATTGCTGCGCGAAATCATGGTGGATTTCGCTCCATTCCTGTCCAAGACCCTCGTTGGTTCGCATGGCCAGGAACTGCTGATGGAGGGCAAGGGACTGACCACATTCAAGAACTCCCATTCGGTGGTCGAGCTGGTGATGCTGCTCTGCTCCCAGGAATGGCAGAATAGCCTGCAGAAACATGCCGGTCTGGCCTTCATCGAGCTGATCAACGAGGGTCGCCTCCTGTCGCATGCCATGAAGGATCACATCGTGAGGGTGGCCAATGAGGCGGAGTTCATACTGAATCGTATGCGTGCCGATGATGTACTCAAGCATGCCGACTTTGAATCGCAGTGTGCCCAAACCCTCTTGGAGCGCAGGGAGGAGGAGAGGATGTGTGATCACCTCATAACCGCCGCTCGTCGTCGGGATAATGTGATTGCCAGCCGGCTGCTGGAGAAGGTGCGGAACATAATGTGCAATCGTCATGGAGCCTGGGGTGATTCCAGTGCCAACACGACGAGTGCCAGTGGTGGCGCCATTGTGGGAGCAGTGCAAAAGAGTCCGTACTGGAAACTGGATGCCTGGGAGGATGATGCCCGTCGCCGGAAGCGGATGGTACAGAATCCTCGCGGCTCATCGCATCCACAGGCCACGCTGAAGGCGGCTCTGGAGAATGGTGGACCCGAAGATGCCATCCTGCAGACACGCGATGAGTTCCACACTCAGATTGCCGTTTCGCGAGCCCATCCATCGGGTCAGCACAATGGTGAACTTTTGGACGATGCGGAGCTGTTGATCGAGGATCGAGAATTGGATCTGGATCTCACGGGTCCGGTCAACATTAGCACCAAGGCGAGATTGATAGCTCCGGGTTTGGTGGCCCCTGGCACTGTTTCGATAACCAGCACTGAAATGTTCTTTGAGGTCGATGAAGAGCATCCCGAATTCCAGAAGATCGATGGGGAAGTTCTCAAATACTGCGATCATTTGCACGGCAAGTGGTACTTCTCCGAGGTGAGGGCCATCTTCTCGAGGCGCTATCTCCTGCAGAATGTGGCACTGGAGATATTTTTGGCCAGCAGGACATCCATTCTGTTCGCCTTTCCCGATCAGCATACGGTGAAGAAGGTGATCAAAGCTCTGCCCCGTGTTGGAGTGGGCATAAAGTATGGAATACCCCAGACACGCAGGGCATCAATGATGTCGCCAAGGCAGCTGATGCGCAACTCCAATATGACCCAGAAATGGCAGCGTCGCGAGATTAGCAACTTTGAGTATCTAATGTTCCTCAATACAATCGCCGGCAGGACGTACAACGACCTCAATCAGTATCCCATCTTCCCGTGGGTGCTGACCAATTACGAGTCCAAGGATTTGGATCTCAGCCTGCCCTCGAACTATAGGGATCTATCGAAACCCATTGGGGCATTGAATCCATCGCGTAGAGCGTACTTTGAGGAGCGTTACGAGAGTTGGGACAGCGATACCATACCGCCCTTCCACTATGGCACCCATTATTCCACAGCGGCCTTTACGCTCAACTGGTTGGTGCGCGTGGAACCGTTCACCACCATGTTCCTGGCCCTGCAGGGCGGCAAGTTCGATTATCCCGATAGGTTGTTCAGTTCGGTATCGCTGTCGTGGAAGAATTGCCAGCGGGATACGTCGGACGTTAAGGAACTGATACCCGAATGGTATTTCCTCCCCGAGATGTTCTACAACTCGTCGGGCTATCGGTTGGGTCATCGCGAGGATGGTGCCTTGGTGGATGATATCGAACTACCGCCCTGGGCCAAGAGCCCCGAGGAATTTGTGCGCATCAATCGCATGGCTTTGGAATCGGAATTCGTATCCTGCCAACTGCATCAGTGGATCGATTTGATCTTTGGCTATAAGCAACGTGGTCCCGAGGCCATTAGGGCCACCAATGTGTTCTACTACCTGACCTATGAGGGTAGCGTCGACCTGGATGGCGTCCTGGATCCTGTGATGCGCGAAGCTGTGGAGAATCAGATCCGCAATTTTGGCCAAACTCCAAGTCAACTGCTGATGGAACCCCATCCGCCGCGCAGCTCGGCCATGCATCTGTCGCCGATGATGTTCAGTGCAATGCCCGAGGATCTATGCCAGATGCTCAAGTTCTATCAGAACTCACCGGTCATTCACATCTCGGCCAACACCTATCCACAATTGTCGCTGCCATCGGTGGTGACGGTCACGGCGGGTCACCAGTTCGCGGTGAATCGATGGAACTGCAACTATACCGCCTCCGTCCAGAGTCCCAGCTACGCCGAATCGCCCCAATCACCGGGATCCAATCAGCCACTGACCATCGATCCGGTTCTGG CTGTCCATGGTACCAACAATAATAGCAATGCGGTCAGTCGACGACATTTGGGTGATAACTTCAGCCAAATGCTCAAGATCCGATCGAACTGCTTTGTCACCACGGTGGATAGTCGGTTTCTCATCGCCTGTGGATTCTGGGACAACAGTTTCCGGGTGTTTGCCACCGAAACAG CGAAAATCGTGCAAATTGTGTTCGGACACTTTGGAGTGGTGACCTGCATGGCCCGTTCCGAGTGCAACATCACCTCGGATTGCTACATCGCCTCCGGATCCGCCGACTGCACGGTGCTCCTGTGGCACTGGAATGCCCGTACCCAGAGCATCGTGGGCGAGGGCGATGTGCCCACTCCACGGGCCACCCTAACGGGTCACGAACAGGCGGTGACCTCGGTGGTGATCAGTGCCGAACTGGGTCTGGTTGTCTCGGGATCGTCAA ATGGACCCGTGCTAATCCACACCACTTTCGGCGACCTTCTGCGCTCGCTGGATCCACCGGCGGAGTTCCACTCCCCGGAACTGATCACCATGTCCCGCGAGGGCTTCATTGTCATCAATTACGACAAGGGCAATGTGGCCGCCTACACCATCAATGGCAAGAAACTGCGCCACGAGACGCACAACGACAATCTACAG tgcatgCTGCTGTCGCGCGATGGTGAATACCTGATGACCGCCGGCGATCGCGGCATCGTGGAGGTGTGGCGCACCTTCAACCTAGCACCACTTTATGCCTTCCCCGCCTGCAATGCGGGCATCCGATCTTTGGCCCTCACCCACGATCAGAA ATACCTTCTGGCCGGACTTTCGACGGGCTCGATCATAGTATTCCACATCGATTTCAATCGCTGGCACCATGAGTACCAGCAGCGCTACTAA